Proteins encoded by one window of Peptococcaceae bacterium 1198_IL3148:
- a CDS encoding TatD family hydrolase has translation MNFIDTHAHLNDQRFAADREQLINDAMKSGLTIINAGNDLETSSTALALAKKYPFIYATVGVHPHDAKDVPDDYLRQLKNLAADQRVVAIGEIGLDYYYDLSPRDVQRQVFVAQLNLAKELNLPVVIHLRDAYGDFLEIMRQEKLAPIGGVMHCYSGSMEVAQECLNMGFYISFAGPVTFKNAANLKEVAAQVPLEKILVETDSPYLTPVPHRGKRNQPDYVKYVAEQIAELKQMPVSELWPAIIANASALFKLPRGGEKIE, from the coding sequence ATGAATTTTATTGATACCCATGCCCATTTAAACGACCAGCGCTTTGCGGCGGATCGGGAACAGTTAATTAATGACGCCATGAAGAGTGGTCTGACAATAATAAATGCCGGTAATGATCTGGAAACATCATCCACTGCGCTGGCACTGGCTAAAAAGTATCCTTTTATATATGCCACCGTGGGAGTGCATCCCCACGATGCTAAAGACGTGCCGGACGATTACCTAAGGCAACTAAAAAATTTGGCCGCTGACCAAAGGGTGGTGGCCATTGGTGAAATTGGTTTGGATTATTATTATGATCTGTCTCCCCGGGATGTCCAAAGACAAGTGTTTGTGGCCCAGTTAAATTTAGCTAAAGAACTTAATTTACCGGTGGTTATTCATTTGCGGGACGCCTATGGTGACTTTTTAGAAATTATGCGCCAAGAAAAGTTAGCACCCATTGGCGGGGTAATGCACTGTTATTCCGGCAGCATGGAGGTGGCCCAAGAGTGCTTAAATATGGGCTTTTACATTTCCTTTGCCGGACCGGTGACCTTTAAAAATGCAGCCAACCTAAAAGAAGTGGCAGCCCAGGTGCCGCTGGAAAAAATACTGGTGGAAACAGATAGCCCCTATCTAACCCCGGTACCCCATCGGGGTAAAAGAAACCAACCGGATTATGTTAAATATGTGGCGGAGCAAATAGCTGAATTAAAACAGATGCCGGTGTCAGAGCTATGGCCGGCAATAATTGCCAATGCCAGCGCATTATTTAAATTGCCAAGGGGTGGTGAAAAAATTGAGTAA
- the cobO gene encoding cob(I)yrinic acid a,c-diamide adenosyltransferase, giving the protein MKKLSNDTTGLVLVFTGEGKGKTTAALGTALRAWGQGMKVLFLQFIKGSWHTGEQKAFAKLGNNIEIHQLGLGFIDFNDENQMLQHRQAAQQGIKMAQAAIASGEYQMIVLDEINYAIAYRLVEATAVVELIKTKPQHLHIILTGREASAEIIDLADLVTKMEMIKHPYQKGITAQKGIEF; this is encoded by the coding sequence GTGAAAAAATTGAGTAATGACACCACCGGCTTGGTGCTGGTCTTTACCGGAGAGGGTAAAGGAAAAACCACTGCGGCGCTGGGCACCGCCCTAAGGGCTTGGGGCCAGGGCATGAAGGTTTTATTTCTACAATTTATAAAGGGCAGTTGGCACACCGGAGAACAAAAGGCCTTTGCTAAATTGGGAAATAATATTGAAATTCATCAACTGGGCCTGGGCTTTATAGACTTTAATGATGAAAACCAAATGTTACAACATCGACAGGCGGCACAACAGGGTATAAAGATGGCCCAAGCTGCCATCGCCTCGGGGGAATATCAAATGATTGTATTGGACGAAATAAATTATGCCATTGCCTACCGTCTGGTGGAGGCAACGGCTGTGGTGGAACTAATAAAAACTAAACCCCAGCATTTGCATATCATACTGACCGGCAGGGAAGCCTCGGCAGAAATAATTGATTTGGCAGATTTGGTGACTAAAATGGAAATGATTAAGCACCCCTATCAAAAGGGAATAACGGCCCAAAAGGGGATAGAATTTTAG
- a CDS encoding 3D domain-containing protein — protein sequence MIVLALALLLLLNFFGKQVTIVVDNDTYEVYTFKATIAQVMAEQNITLDANDIVVPQLQAAIKDGQTIKVVKVDKKQMTIQQQVPFEVVRQADDRLPQGVEKIRQQGSNGIKQMVYSVVLHNGIEVSRDLIKTEVIKEPQSKIVAVGKRPVVPVVSRSAVNRSMAEGRLTAVATAYTFTGHNTATGIIPQHGVVAVDPEVIPLGTRLYVEGYGEAVALDVGGDIKGNRIDVFFPSNQEAINWGRRTVNVDILGK from the coding sequence ATGATAGTGCTAGCCTTAGCTTTGCTGTTGCTATTAAACTTTTTTGGCAAACAGGTTACCATAGTGGTGGACAACGATACCTACGAAGTTTATACCTTTAAAGCAACAATTGCCCAAGTGATGGCTGAGCAAAATATTACATTGGATGCCAACGACATAGTGGTGCCACAATTGCAAGCTGCCATTAAGGATGGGCAAACAATTAAAGTTGTCAAAGTGGACAAAAAACAGATGACTATACAACAGCAAGTACCCTTTGAAGTTGTACGCCAGGCCGATGACAGGTTGCCTCAAGGTGTGGAAAAAATTCGTCAACAGGGCAGCAATGGAATAAAACAAATGGTTTATAGCGTGGTGTTACATAATGGAATTGAGGTATCCCGTGATCTAATTAAAACCGAAGTGATAAAGGAACCCCAATCTAAAATAGTTGCTGTTGGCAAAAGGCCTGTGGTACCAGTGGTGAGCCGTTCGGCGGTTAATCGGTCAATGGCAGAGGGCCGGTTAACGGCAGTGGCCACCGCCTATACCTTTACCGGTCATAATACCGCCACCGGCATTATACCCCAGCATGGGGTGGTGGCGGTGGACCCAGAGGTGATACCCTTAGGTACAAGATTATATGTAGAAGGCTATGGGGAAGCGGTGGCCCTTGATGTTGGTGGTGATATTAAAGGTAACCGCATAGATGTGTTTTTCCCCAGCAACCAAGAGGCTATAAATTGGGGTAGAAGAACGGTAAATGTGGATATTTTAGGTAAATAA
- the rsmA gene encoding 16S rRNA (adenine(1518)-N(6)/adenine(1519)-N(6))-dimethyltransferase RsmA, whose translation MKDLSSPAKVREILARHNFSTRKALGQNFLIDGNIINKIVQAAEVTANDLVVEIGTGIGVLTSALAEKASQVVAVEIDQKLKPILTETLGDYHNTAVVFADAMEVDFDQLVAEKSAGRYGSKAQSYKLVANLPYYITTPLIMHMLTNRFNLNRLVLMTQKEVAQRMVAKPGHKDYGALTVAVQYYTEADIAFKVPKTVFHPKPEVDSAVICLKVREKPAVKVLNEKLFFNVMRAAFGMRRKTLLNALTGSTLNIGKEQWTNILHKISIDPKRRGETLSIEEFALIANELAPYKN comes from the coding sequence TTGAAAGATTTATCATCCCCTGCAAAGGTAAGGGAAATATTAGCGCGACATAATTTTAGCACCCGCAAGGCGCTGGGACAAAATTTTCTTATTGACGGTAACATCATCAATAAAATTGTCCAGGCGGCAGAGGTTACCGCTAACGACTTAGTGGTGGAAATTGGCACTGGCATCGGTGTGTTAACCAGTGCCTTGGCAGAAAAAGCCAGCCAAGTGGTGGCTGTGGAGATAGACCAGAAATTAAAACCGATATTAACCGAAACCCTCGGGGATTATCATAATACCGCAGTGGTTTTTGCCGATGCCATGGAAGTGGATTTTGATCAACTGGTGGCAGAAAAGAGTGCCGGCCGGTACGGCAGTAAAGCCCAAAGTTACAAACTGGTGGCCAACCTGCCCTACTACATCACCACCCCGTTAATTATGCACATGTTGACCAACAGATTTAATCTCAATCGGTTAGTTTTAATGACTCAAAAGGAAGTGGCCCAAAGGATGGTTGCCAAACCTGGTCATAAGGATTACGGCGCTTTGACGGTGGCTGTTCAGTATTACACCGAGGCGGACATCGCCTTTAAAGTGCCAAAGACAGTGTTTCATCCTAAACCAGAAGTGGATTCAGCGGTGATATGCCTCAAGGTTAGGGAAAAACCAGCGGTGAAAGTATTGAACGAAAAATTATTTTTTAATGTGATGCGGGCAGCCTTTGGTATGCGGCGAAAAACTTTGCTCAATGCTTTGACTGGGTCAACATTGAATATCGGTAAAGAACAGTGGACAAATATTTTGCATAAAATAAGTATTGATCCCAAACGTAGAGGAGAAACCCTATCGATAGAGGAATTTGCTTTAATAGCTAATGAATTAGCACCGTATAAAAATTAA